Proteins from a single region of Lepus europaeus isolate LE1 chromosome 4, mLepTim1.pri, whole genome shotgun sequence:
- the G3BP1 gene encoding ras GTPase-activating protein-binding protein 1 yields the protein MVMEKPSPLLVGREFVRQYYTLLNQAPDMLHRFYGKNSSYVHGGLDSNGKPADAVYGQKEIHRKVMSQNFTNCHTKIRHVDAHATLNDGVVVQVMGLLSNNNQALRRFMQTFVLAPEGSVANKFYVHNDIFRYQDEVFGGFVTEPQEESEEEVEEPEERQQTPEVVPDDSGTFYDQTVSNDLEEHLEEPVTEPEPDPEPEPEPEPVSEIQEEKPEPVLEETTPEDTQKSSSPAPADIAQTVQEDLRTFSWASVTSKNLPPSGAVPVTGIPPHVVKVPASQPRPESKPESQIPPQRPQRDQRVREQRINIPPQRGPRPIREPGEQGDVEPRRIVRHPDSHQLFIGNLPHEVDKSELKDFFQNYGNVVELRINSGGKLPNFGFVVFDDSEPVQKVLSNRPIMFRGEVRLNVEEKKTRAAREGDRRDNRLRGPGGPRGGLGGGMRGPPRGGMVQKPGFGVGRGIAPRQ from the exons ATGGTTATGGAGAAGCCTAGTCCCCTGCTGGTCGGGCGGGAATTTGTGAGACAGTATTACACACTGCTGAACCAAGCCCCAGACATGCTACACAG ATTTTATGGAAAGAACTCTTCTTACGTCCATGGGGGATTGGATTCAAATGGCAAGCCAGCGGATGCAGTCTATGGACAGAAA GAAATCCATAGGAAGGTGATGTCACAGAACTTCACCAATTGCCACACCAAGATTCGCCATGTTGATGCTCATGCTACTCTAAATGATGGTGTGGTGGTCCAAGTGATGGGGCTGCTCTCCAATAATAACCAGGCTTTGAGGAGATTCATGCAGACATTTGTCCTTGCTCCTGAG GGTTCTGTTGCAAATAAATTCTATGTTCACAATGATATCTTCAGATACCAAGATGAGGTCTTTGGTGGCTTTGTCACTGAGCCTCAGGAGG aATCTGAGGAAGAAGTAGAGGAACCTGAGGAAAGGCAGCAGACCCCTGAGGTGGTACCTGATGATTCAGGAACTTTCTATGACCAGACTGTCAG CAATGACTTGGAAGAACACCTAGAGGAGCCCGTTACTGAACCAGAGCCTGATCCtgaaccagaaccagaaccagaacctgTCTCTGAAATCCAAGAGGAAAAGCCTGAGCCAGTATTAGAAGAAACTACTCCTGAAGATACTCAGAAGAGTTCTTCTCCAGCACCTGCAGACATAGCTCAGACAGTACAGGAAGACTTAAGG ACATTTTCTTGGGCATCTGTGACCAGTAAGAACCTTCCACCCAGTGGAGCTGTTCCAGTTACTGGGATACCACCTCATGTTGTTAAAGTTCCAGCTTCACAA CCCCGTCCAGAGTCTAAGCCTGAATCTCAGATTCCACCGCAGAGGCCTCAGAGGGAtcaaagagtgagagagcaacGAATAAACATTCCTCCCCAGAGGGGCCCCAGGCCAA TTCGTGAGCCTGGAGAGCAAGGTGATGTTGAACCCCGAAGGATTGTGAGACACCCTGACAGTCACCAGCTCTTCATTGGCAATCTGCCTCACGAGGTGGACAAATCGGAACTGAAAGATTTCTTTCAAA ATTATGGGAATGTGGTGGAGTTGCGCATCAACAGTGGTGGAAAGCTGCccaattttggttttgttgtatttGATGATTCTGAGCCTGTTCAGAAGGTCCTTAGCAACAGG CCCATCATGTTCAGAGGTGAAGTCCGTCTGAATGTGGAAGAGAAGAAGACTCGAGCTGCTAGGGAGGGAGATCGTCGCGATAACCGCCTGCGGGGACCTGGAGGCCCTCGAGGTGGGCTGGGTGGTGGAATGCGAGGCCCTCCCCGTGGAGGCATGGTGCAGAAACCCGGATTCGGAGTGGGAAGGGGGATTGCTCCACGGCAATGA